One Microbacterium sp. No. 7 genomic window carries:
- a CDS encoding alpha/beta hydrolase fold domain-containing protein, translating to MTSHISSPAFDPELAAALEAAPAGPTTITPEMIGMIRPYMAADPAAVIGDRPIELVDRTVPGRDGAPDVTLSILRRTDHVPGGGAIYFVHGGGLILGDRFFGIAPVLDWIETFDVVFVTPEYRLAPDERYPAALDDVSAGLAWTAAHAEELGFDAARLVLAGASAGGGLAAAAALRARDEGGPALAGQLLIYPMLDDRNDTVSSYQYEGYGRWDRGSNDTGWDAYLGELRRSPDLPAYAAPARATDLSGLPPTYLEVGSAEVFRDEDVAYATQLWSDGGDCELHVWPGGYHAFDLHVPAAKLTASMVSARRDWLKRKIGLTAATQNGES from the coding sequence CGGCGCTCGAAGCGGCGCCCGCGGGACCGACCACCATCACCCCCGAGATGATCGGGATGATCCGGCCGTACATGGCCGCCGACCCCGCCGCCGTCATCGGCGACCGTCCGATCGAGCTCGTCGACCGGACGGTCCCCGGCCGGGACGGCGCGCCGGACGTGACGCTGTCGATCCTCCGCCGCACCGACCACGTGCCGGGCGGCGGGGCGATCTACTTCGTCCACGGCGGCGGCCTGATCCTCGGCGACCGGTTCTTCGGCATCGCGCCGGTGCTCGACTGGATCGAGACGTTCGACGTCGTCTTCGTGACGCCGGAGTACCGGCTCGCGCCCGACGAGCGCTACCCCGCCGCCCTCGACGACGTCTCGGCCGGCCTGGCCTGGACGGCCGCGCACGCCGAGGAGCTGGGCTTCGACGCGGCGCGGCTCGTGCTCGCCGGCGCGAGCGCCGGCGGCGGGCTCGCGGCGGCGGCGGCCCTCCGCGCCCGCGACGAGGGCGGCCCGGCGCTCGCCGGCCAGCTGCTCATCTACCCGATGCTCGACGACCGCAACGACACGGTCTCGAGCTACCAGTACGAGGGCTACGGCCGGTGGGACCGCGGCAGCAACGACACCGGCTGGGACGCCTACCTCGGCGAGCTGCGCCGCAGCCCCGACCTGCCCGCCTACGCGGCGCCGGCGCGCGCGACCGACCTCTCGGGACTGCCCCCGACGTACCTGGAGGTCGGGAGCGCGGAGGTGTTCCGCGACGAGGACGTCGCCTATGCGACCCAGCTCTGGTCCGACGGCGGTGACTGCGAGCTGCACGTGTGGCCCGGCGGCTACCACGCCTTCGACCTGCACGTGCCGGCAGCGAAGCTGACGGCCTCCATGGTCAGCGCTCGACGCGACTGGCTGAAGCGAAAGATCGGCCTGACCGCCGCCACACAGAACGGGGAATCCTGA